The Arachis ipaensis cultivar K30076 chromosome B10, Araip1.1, whole genome shotgun sequence DNA window GAAAGTTTCTTTGGAagataagcaaaagaaacagcTGCCACTTATGGAGGATGGCAAAGGTGGAATTCTTGTAAGGGGATTAGAGGAAGAAATTGTGACTAGCGAGATTTTTACCCTTCTGGAGAGAGGGTCTGCCAAAAGACGCACTGCTGAAACTCTGTTGAACAAGCAGTCAAGGTTGCTTGAATTGTTAGAACTTAGAATgtcatattttgattttatattaAGATTTAGTTAACTTTTTCAGTCGGTCACATTCATTGTTTTCAATAACAATCCACATCAAAGAGGCAACCCCAGAAGGTGAAGAACTAATCTAATGTGGCAAACTGAATTTAGTGGATCTGGCTGGCTCGGAAAATATATCTCGTTCTGGTGCTAGGGAGGTAATACATTGGGCGGATACCTCCTAGTTTTATCCTTCACCCTAGGCTTTACACAATAATcttaatttgtttgattttgtaacATATCTTAGGGTCGTGCAAGAGAGGCCGGAGAAATAAACAAGAGCTTGGTTACTTTAGGGCGGGTGATCAATGCACTTGTGGAGCACCTTGGTCACGTTCCTTACAggtttttatgtttatctttctttttttgttaACCTCCTTTTAATAAACAAATTGGTCGAAGCTCTTTGAGTCTTTGTATATTCCTCATTCATATGCTTACACGGAAAAGATGGTATTTAGGGATAGCAAGTTGACACGTTTACTGCGTGATTCCCTTGGGGGAAGAACCAAAACATGCATCATAGCGACAGTATCCCCTGAAGTTCATTGCTTGGAAGAAACTTTGAGCACGCTGGATTATGCACATAGGGCAAAGCACATTAAAAATAAGCCTGAGGTATGTTCATGATTAAAGTTATTTAAGTGTCGAGATGTTTCTTACACCATGCATCTTTACCAGTATAATTTGGCTCATATATATATTGCTTTTACAAAGATTACATGACTGTTATTCTGTGTATTACATCTGTATCATACATAAAAACATATAAACAAAGTGTTTTGGGTACACCATTCGATCAATTATTTGTAATGGCAACGTCTTATGAGAGTTCACTTTTTGGTTCACATGAACCAAGTGAACTGGGGCAGATCAAGTGCTTTTAATCCCATTTTGTTTTTAAAGGAATTTTTACTAACTAGTCCTTACTAGTTTTGGCTATTTTCTTATTGGAATCTGTACTGCAATGTAATGAAGATGTTTATCATGTGTTTTGTTGTGATTCATTGCCttgatttagaatttttttctccccttttttcttTAATTAGGTTAATCAGAAGATGATGAAGTCAACTCTTATTAAGGATCTTTATGGGGAAATTGAACGCCTGAAGGCAGGTGAGTTGCTCTAAATTTCATTGTTGTTCATGGAAAGAATAACTTGGCTCTTCATATTACTGCTAAAATTGCATTGTTGCTGATGAAGTTTGTGATTTTGATCAGAGGTTCTACACGTGAGAAAAATGGAGTGTATATACCAAAGGAGAGATTTTATCAAGAAAAAAGTGAAAGGAAGGTAGTTTTTTCTGCCATCATTAGTACCGATATAGCAATATTTTtcataagaaaatattttttcatgtgaTTTCACCTGCTGAGATTGAAATGGAATTACTTTTCTTTCCCTCTCATTCTTGTGCTTGGTATATAAATTGGTTTCATATATTGTTCTCATGGTGTTTCATTGATCCAAGATTTTTCACTGTTTAGGCCATGGCAGATCAGATTGAGCAGATGGGGCTGACTATAGAAAATCATCAGAAGGTTAGTTTTCTTAAAAAACCAATAGCTATATCTGCAGATGATATTGTGCGCCTGTGTATTCCTATTTTGCTTGATATTTTTTTCATGTTTGGACCAGCAATATGATGATTTGAATAGTAGATACATTGAGCAAGTACAACATTGCTCTGATTTGAGCAACAAACTTGATACCACACAGGTTAGCTATCTAAGGTTTTGGTCCTTTATTGTTATGTTAATGTACATCTACTTATCAGGAAAAGAATAAAAAACTACAGAAAAACTTGAACAAGACCAGTGAGTTGCTCACTAACACAGAGGATGAATTGAGGAGATCTCAGTATACGGTGAAAGAGAAAGACTTCATCATTTCTGTGCAGAGAAAAGCAGGTAGATTCATTATTGTGTTTCTGTCTTTATCTCTTATTACGCAGTATTAAGTTGAGATGGTGGTTAAAACAATTGTGTCTGACAGAAAATGCACTAGCTCATCAAGCTTGTGTATTACGGGCTGATTTGGAGAAAGTTCTTCAGGATAATGCTTCGCTGTTTTTGAAAATTGGTAGGCATTTATCCTTTTCTGTGAAATTATTGACAAAGAATCCAAGTTGTACGTTAATGACTTGTATACATCTGTTATCGTAGGTAGAGAAGACAAGCTGAACTTGGATAACAGGGCTGTGGTGAACAATTTTCAAGCAGAGCTTGCCCAGCAGGTTGGTTATCTTTGCAATATTGTTGCGACATCACTGTCAGAACAGAGTGAACATCTTAAATGTGTGGAGAAGCTCTGCCATTCTTTTCTAGGTGTTCATGATAAGGTGGGTACCTCAATTATCTAATGCTGCTGCTTTTTTTTGGTCATGTTcttctatgtttttatttaatATGTTGAATCCTCTTAATTCACTGTTCGTTGTTATTTTGGCTTGTTTATTTCATCGCTATGCATTTGCATGGATGTTATGGTATAATTCATTAATTCTCCTCATTTTGTTGCGTATAGGTGGTTTTGGATTTAAAAAACAAAGTGACAGGTTTAAGAAACCTGTACTTATCACACACTGAGACAGTGCAAAATGACCGTTTGCACAAGGCGAGCTCAGATGGTGTTTTAGAGGAATTATCTTCTCTGATATCCTCCAATGGTCGTTCTATTCAAGAAGTATGTTTGAACCATCTCAATTTGTATTccttgtttatatatatatatatatatatattttacatcTCTGTTCAACATTAACAAAGTATCTTTTTCCCCTTGGTCAATCAGTTTCTTGAATCTGAGGCCACTCAAGCTGGAGATTTTGAAGAATAAAAAAAGCTTGAAGACTTTGCATCAGAGGCTGAGCAAACACAACTGAATTGTATTGCTGACTTTAGGAAGTCTTTCGAGGTTGTGAtgtaaaatattaatattaatgcaCTCTTTCTATGGTGGCTTATGGTGGTTGACCTATTCTTTACAGGAGCAATCAAGATCAGATTCAGAGAAGCTTATTGCGGATATGACCAGCTTAGTTTCTGATCATATTCGTCGTCAAATGGATCTGGTCCGATTTGAGTATTACTTCGTCAATGTTTCTTAGTAAATCTTTCTTATTTGGGTTGGCAGTTTAGTTTCTTATGGACGATGGTGAATTATTCAGGTGGATGAAAAGCTTGTTGATCTTAGACAAAGCAGCATTAAGAACAAGACGACGAACATGTGTCATCAGTAGGAGAAATTGTGTCCCATACAAAAAGGAAATGGCAATCTTTTTGTGTGCAAGCAGAGAAAGAGACCAAGGATACCGCTGATTATTCTGCAGCAAAGCATTGCCGTATGGAGTTACTCATGCAGCAAAGGTCAGTGGCTTGCCCATGGTTTCTTGATCAAGTCCTCCTTTAGTAAAATTTGTAGTGTCTTATTTTTATATCTGTAGTGTAAGTACCGCTGGATCAGCTTTAGAGCATATGAAGAGGACTCATGAGGCTGTAAATGAGAAAGAGTCCAAGCATATTTCTGCAGCAGTGTCACTAATCAGGTATCTAGTGAATTGATTGTAAGAAACTGAGAATAACTGTCAGTAATGCCCATGCTTATTGAAAATGTGCTTCATTGAGTCCTTATCCGCTCTTAAACTAATACTTTTGTGATCAACTGATTAGTTTTTCCATGTGATGCAATATCTATCACTTGTGTACAGTAATGCTTCTAATAGCAATGAGCAACATGACATGGGATCAATTCTGCTCGTGTTGCAGCAGAGGAAGATGTGGCAAAGAACAGCAAGGATCTCTTTGAGCAGTTTGATGGTAAGTGTATGGTTTCATTGCATAGCAAAATTGGTTGCAAAAAAGCAGCTGCAGGTGTCTGCAAATTTATCTTAGCTAAAACAACTTAATGAAGGGGTCTACCTGTTGTGCAGAACAAACTagtcaattttttttctcttaaaaatgAGTCTCATTTTGCATTCATTTGatcctctattttattttatttttgcagtCATGTCTGCGCAAGAGCGGGAATCCATTTCTGGAATGCTGGATGTAGTAAAGACTCATTCAAATACACTTGAGACCTTCAGAGAAGACCATGCTGGCCAAGCCTCTTCGATTGAAGAGAAGGCTCGCGAAACTTTTCAACAGCACTATAGGGTACTTTAACTCTATTTAGTAACTACAAGTTTTATCAATGAAGCATCACTAAACTTTTTCTGCCTTTCATGCATTGCATGGCTTGTTGCTTTGTCTTCTCTTTGCAGGACTATGAGCCTAGTGGAAATACACCAGTAAGATGTGAAACAGACGTTCCGAGTAAAGGAACAATCGAGTCTCTTCAATCACTGCCAGTGGAATCGCTTCTTGAGGAGTTTCAGGAAAACAATTCAAGTGAATCCTCAGTAAAGGAGTTGAAACCATCGCTTATTCCACGTTCTCCTCTTAGCGCACTGAACTGATGGTTCAACTAAATTGCATGCTTTGGTCCTTAATGAAATTAAATTTGTTTGTATCTGTAACATTGCATTGTTTTTTTGTTACCAGTAGTAGTTCCATGCTTGAGAAGCATCAGGTGATGAGATACAATGTGAAATCTAGGCCAAATTACTTATGTAAAATCCCATCTTGGGATGGAATATAGAGGTCAAATAATGTTTGTAATTTTAGGGTAATGATGTCGTATGTAGTTAATTCTTATTCTTCACCTGTCAATTATTTGGCAGATACCTGTTTACTTAATGTTTCTTGTAATGATGAACACATTTATATCAAGTGAAAATGGGAACCAGGGTTATGTTGGAactatttattcatttattcagTTATGATCGTCGCATAGACATTGTTGCTCTCCGAATGTCACAACAACAATGCTCCTTACTTCCCTGATAACTTACTTGATCGAGGAAGACGTGTggataattatttattaattttggtcGAATGAAGACGACGAGTGGGGTCAGAGTTGTCTACTGAATAGTGTACTTTAGAGGATACTCGATAGTGGCTTTAATTAGTTTGGTCTTATTGGCCGATTTTCTACTTAATGGACCACTTTCCAATCCTATCATCATCATTGATCATTTGATCCAAAGTAAATAGCGTTACTCTCTATACCATACTCTCGTCGGATACAACCACCAACAAGAAGAATCATCAAAATGAGTAGTAGCAGcagtgaagaagaaaaagaacaagaactGCAACAGCACTTCACCACTCGTGCCGTTGGCGGCACCGAATACAGCTGGTGCAAGGCAGTTCCCGGCGGCACCGGAACAACCGTCCTCGGCCTCCTCCTCTCTAAACCACCACACATTCCCAAACTCCAAACCGTACTCCGCAACCTCCAAAGTAACCATCCTATCCTTCGCTCAACAATCCACTTCGACTCCAACGCCAATTCCTACCACTTCCGAACTCCCCCAACCTCCAATATTCAAATCCACTGCCTCGATCTTCAATCCACCTCCGCAATCCTCGGCTGCAGTTCCGGCGACGGAGATACTGACTTCCACCTGATTCTGGAGCACGAGCTGAACCTGAACAAGTGGCGCGATCCTAGTGGCGATGGCTACGGCGTACTGCGCGTGAGTGTGTACGCGATAAGCGAGAGGCGATGGGGAGTGTTTTTGCGGTTGCACACGTCGGGATGCGACCGCGCGGCGGCGGTGACTTTGCTGAGGGAGCTGCTGGGGAAGGTCGGATGCGGCGGAGAGAGTAATGGAGAGGCAGAGGAAAATGGAATGGGAATGGCGATTGAGGATCTGATACCGGTAGAGAAGAGGAACAAGCCGTTTTGGGCGCGTGGTTTGGACATGCTTGGTTACTCACTGAACTCATTCAGGCTTGGGAATTTGGAATTCGTGGATGCGGACTCGCCTCGGAGCTCCAAGGTTGTGAGGTTGCAATTGGACGCTCACCACACGAGCCAGATTGTGGCTGTAAGTaccacacttttttttttttgtgaatattattgttgttgtaaaataatttaaataaataaataaagaagagataacaaatataaaatatagaaatataattagataacactCGTAGTAATTTTCACTAGAATTACTATATcaatataatagatataattatgtattgaataatattaaaataaagtaTATAAGAAAGAGAATagtaagaaagagagagagagaaaaatgttatattattattgttgttgtttttctccTGAGACTTTAGCCTCCTATTTATAGATACAATAGGTCAAacattcaaaacttcatttaatatCATTTTGGCTTGGGAGGTTCATTTCTCATAGGGAAAATGAGCATTCACGTCCTTTTgaacttatcacaacactcccccttatatgatagtgaaggaaaaagagtataaTATCCTTTATGATGggaactgcctcattaaaaactttgtcaagaaaaatccaatgagaaaaaacctgaccaaggaaaaaagagtacagtttCCTCCTCTTGtcaacatcatttaatgtctcgaaatttGTGCATCCCAATcttatgtaccaatctttcaaaggaggattttgggagtgactttgtgaataaatctgtcagattgtcacttgagcggatctgttggacatcaattgtcccttgattttgaagatcatgagtaaagaagaatttgggagaaatatgctttgttctatcacttttgatgtatccgcctttaagttgagcaatgcatgctgtattatcttcaaacagaacagttggagctatcttatgatcaatcagtccatatgatgacagaatatattggatcagacTTCTGAGCCAAAaatactcgcgactagcttcatgaatcgctagtatttcagcatgattagaagatGTTGCAGCAattgtctgtttcgtggacctccatgatatagctgtaccttcatatgtgaacagatatcctgtttgagatctccctttatgtggatcagacaagtatccagcatctgtatagccaactaattgtgacttggatccatatggataaaacaatcccatatcaaccgtcccatgaagatatcgaaagatttgcttgattccactccaatgtcttctggttggagaggaactataacttgctagtaaattcacagcaaatgatatatcgggtcgtgtattattagcaagatacattagcgctccaatggcactaagatatggtacttctggaccaaggatatcttcattttcttctttaggacagaattgatcatttttcacatccaaagatcttacgatcattggggtactcaagggatgtgacttatccatataaaatctttttaaaatcttctctgtgtatgttgtttgatggataaagatcccattttttatatgctcgatctgcaggccgagacaaaatttagtctttccaagatctttcatctcaaactcttcttttagagtttttataattgttggaatctcttcaagagttccaataatatttaaatcatcaatgtacacagcaattataatgaacccagatgcagatttttttatgaaaacacatgggcagatatcatcattcttgaatccgtttttcgccagatactcagtaagacgattataccacattcgtccagattgcttcagaccatataaagatctttgcaatttgactgagtataatccttgcgaatattcattggatggtttagatatctttagtccttcagggactttcatatagatatcccgatctaatgaaccgtataaataggctgttaccacatccattaaatgcatatgcagtttatgatatgcagataaactgaccaaataacgcaatgttatcgcatccactacaagggaatacgtttcttcataatctataccggggcTTTGTgagaaaccttgtgccacaagtcgggctttatagcgcacaacttcatttttctcatttcgttttctcacaaatacccatcggtatccaacaggttttacatcttctggtgtatggactacaggtccaaagacttcacgttttgcaagtgagtctaattcagccttcatggcttcttttcattttggccaatcattcctttgtcgacattcttcgactgatcttggctcaagatccttactttcatgcatgatatttaatgccacattatatgcaaatattttattgacaattgtcttatttcggtcctatttctctcctgtaaagacataatttatcgagatctcgtcattttcacaattttcaggtacctgaacgtcttctggcgttaaaactatattagaattttggacaactgcaggtgtctctactatgtcttcTTCAATAGGAATATTATTTACATCTTCTCGCTTTcgaagatttttatttttggaactgacaggcctgccacgcttctggcgtaaatttgcttcagtggctacttgtcctactgggacatcaattcgaattgggacatttttcgcaggtatataagatttggttatcctctttgtatcgtaaaatgcatcaggcaactcatttgctattctttgcaaatgtataatcttttaaacttctagttcacattgccttgatcgaggatctaaatgcatcaaggatgatgcattccaattaagtttcttttcaggaaacttattctctccccctaatgttggaaattttgattcatcaaaaatGACAATCCACAAACcaagctttaaatacatctccagtttgtatctcaagatacctcactatagagggagaatcatattcaacgtatatccccaattttctttggggtcccattttggtgtgattagatggtgcaatgggaacatatattgcacacccaaatattcttaaatggaaaacatTTAGCTGCTGgtcaaaagctaattgcataggagagaactgatgataactcgttggcctcaaacgaataagtgctgcggcatgtaaaataacatgccccaaaccgaggttgggagatttgttctcataagtaagggtctagcaattaactggaggcgtttaataagtgattctgctaacccattttgtgtgtgaacataagctactggatgttcaacacttattccattagccatacaataagcatcaaaagcttgggaagtaaattcaacagcattatcaagacaaattgctttgattggattttctagaaattgtgcttttaatcgaataatttgagccagtaatctcgcaaacgccaggttgcgagaagataataagtacacatgtgaccatctcgaagatgcgtctatcaggaccataaaatatctaaaagatccacatggtggatgaataggtccacatatatcaccttgaatcctttctaggaattcaggggactcaaatccaatctttactagtgatggctttaaaattaactttccctgagaacatgcagcacaacaaaattcactagttttaaaaatcttctggttctttagtgaatgtccatgggagtttttaataattctcctcatcatggttgttcccggatgacccaatctatcatgccaagttatgaatttatttgggctagtaaacttctggtttacaatggcatgtgattcaattgcactaattttggtgtaatataacccagatgaaagtgagggtaatttttctaatataactttcttatttaaatcatgagttgtgatacataaatactcacgatttccctcattcattgtctcaatatgatatccatttcggcgaatatctttaaaactcaacaagtttcttcgagacttagtagacaatagtgcattatttattatgaattttgttcctccagaaaacaaaattatagctcttccggagccttcaatcacattgcctgagccgataatagtattaacacattcttcttttggcacaaaatgggtaaaatatatatcacttttgagaatagtgtgcgGACTTGCACTATcagcaaggcatacatcttcattacatatccttgccattctcttcaaagataaataataataaaatgagtagtatatacagttaaattgaatacttgatcggaattatttttctaagaaatactacacataaaaataatgtcgtatactaaaattttattttaaatttgacacatttaatgatttcaaaattcataaacattaatatttcattatttatatacatcacatttgaaacttaaatacatagaaaataaaacttaacaataagttctttatatatatttatttacatagatacttcacaattccacatattaaactatttcatcattgatcaaatgaccaatattttcttcagggtcctcaaagaaatcagatacatcataatgagtagtGGAATTTTCagtatcatttgaaacaaaatttgtttcctttcctttgtcatcttttttcaaagatgcctggtaaagatcgactaggtgcctttgggtacgacaggtacgtgaccaatggccctttccaccacaacagaaacacttatcctctgttgatttattctgcccgatatttctttctttatcccacttctgatgagatcctctcttttgaatataattcattttccttccataatttttcttgttattaaaaccttgccatttacctcttctggggtaatgatttgccgcatttacttcaggaaatggggcagcgccagctggacgcgcttcatgatttttcaatagcaactcattgttgcgttcagcaataAGAAGGtaaaaaattaactcaaaatattttttaaacactttttctcgatactgctgctgtaggagcacattcgaggcatggaaggttgagaaagttttctccaacatatcatgatcagttatctttttcccacataatttcattcgtgaggtgattcgaaacattgcagaattatattcatttatagatttaaaatcttggaaacgcaagtgcgtccattcatatcgggcttgaggaagtatcaccgttttctgatgattatacctttcttcaaggtctttccaaagatctgtaggatcttttaatgtgagatattcatttttcaatccttcgtcaagatgacgacgaagaaaaatcatggctttggctttatccttctgggatgcattattttcagctttAATGGTATtttcaagatccattgaatcaagataaatctcagcatctaatatccatgataaataattattttcagatatatcaagagtattgaattcaagatgagagagcttcgacataatgaaaatttgttacctgagtcttcctaaaaatttgatcagagtctcgtactgataacgtgttgtaaaataacttaaataaataaataaggaagagataacaaatataaaatatagaaatataattagataacactCGTAGTAATTTTCACTAGAATTACTATATcaatataatagatataattatgtattgaataatattaaaataaagtatataaaaaaaaaataataagagagagagagaaatattatattattattgttgttgtttttctccTGAGGCTTTAGCCTCCTATTTATAGATACAACAGGTCAAACATTCAAaactttatttaatattattttgacTTGGGAGCTTCATTTCTCATAGGaaaaatgggcatccacgtccTTTTGAACTTATCACAACAGCTTCGTTACTAGTTGATTAATAGACAATCAGGTGATTTGGTGATTGATTATGTACCTCTTAATCCATTTTAGAGTAACTAGTGCCTGTGCTGCAAAGTTTTTcctgcaaaaataaaataaaagaacaaaaggcaataacaaaaataaaaaaaaaagcaaaaattatAATAAAGTACATATTATAGTATCTATAACTATAGTCATTACAGTGACTATTTAATTTCAGCAAAAAAGTGCGACTTTAATAACGCAATTTTTTAATTGTTAAAATTGTTTAGCTACTGCAACTACCATATCCATAGCAACACAGATTCCATGTTAGAGTAAATAGTTCTACTTCAATATTGTTTGCTCATAGGTACAAAAAAATGTAATATAACGGCCTAAATGGAAAGtattttctttgaaaaagaaaaaaaaaaaagttgggtACTAGTGAAAAAGTttaaaatggaaaaataaaaattgtgtactaggtatgtatatatatggtacGGATAATTAGATTAGATCAATTTTGTCACACCTTGGATATCTAATGTCAAACAATATAGCTACTAATCTCTCGTGTAGGCCCTTTGATAAGTGGgataattggattggaattttaggttttttctttccttttttcttttcacATCCAATTCGAAAAAACATTTGGTTATCGAAGATAAGTTATTATCGTCACACACACTAAATTATCGTACATAGTAATAGAAATCCCCTTTAAGTGCATATATGtaggtttttattttgttttttattttttaatcttaaGCTCATATAAACATAAGTTATGCATTTATTTCTGCTTTGATTTTATAAAGAGAATAAAGGGGGAAGAAAATTCTTGCTTCAGGGACGAGTTAGTTACTTCTTTTGTCTCCTTTCGTAACGTcgcttaattaattttattagaaaagaaaaagtgaaccACTAAAGGCAGTACGGGTTGGTATGGCTAACTTTGTTTTGATTGGAGAGTGCAATATTTTAGGATACGGCTTGCCTAACTGATAACGCTATCCAGATCCAAGTATGGCAAGATGTACTGGAGATAAGATAATAATACTCACGATGGAGACAAGTGTGAGGGGCTTTGGGAATCTCCATTTTATTCTGGAATCTGGAGAAATTATTCCTTAAGAAATTATTGGACGTGTATACCAATCCAACTGTCTTGCCATTTGGATGTGTTATAAATTATTGGAGTTAGAAATTATCACTGCATTATGTTTGCTAAAATAAGAAGTTAAAGGTATGGTTTGTTAGAGAACCACTTTCAAAAGAACTCAGTGCATGTGAATTGGTGTATATTCTATCCACAATTTTGTAGTTATGGCTTCTGGCTTTGGATTCCAATAACAAAGGAGAGACTCGTTCTGCAAGTCATGCTATGATAAATAAGGATTTTCTGTCTGACATTAAATTGATATACTAGTACTCATGCTCTTTAATCGACTACTTGAT harbors:
- the LOC107623609 gene encoding uncharacterized protein LOC107623609; translated protein: MSSSSSEEEKEQELQQHFTTRAVGGTEYSWCKAVPGGTGTTVLGLLLSKPPHIPKLQTVLRNLQSNHPILRSTIHFDSNANSYHFRTPPTSNIQIHCLDLQSTSAILGCSSGDGDTDFHLILEHELNLNKWRDPSGDGYGVLRVSVYAISERRWGVFLRLHTSGCDRAAAVTLLRELLGKVGCGGESNGEAEENGMGMAIEDLIPVEKRNKPFWARGLDMLGYSLNSFRLGNLEFVDADSPRSSKVVRLQLDAHHTSQIVAECKSREIKLCGALAAAGMIAARASKKLPSYQKEKYGVVTLIDCRSLLDPVLSSNHLGFYHSAILNTHDVCGETLWDLAKRSYMAFANAMNCNKHFSDMSDLNYLMCKAIENPGLTPSSSMRTALISVFEDPIIDESDDIHKEIGLEDYVGCASAHGVGPSIAIFDTIRNGKLDCACVYPSPIHSREQVQELVDHMKKILVDACNI